Proteins co-encoded in one Armatimonadota bacterium genomic window:
- a CDS encoding FHA domain-containing protein has protein sequence MEIDQPQTEKTMVAQPAPGEATIIGTPIKCPVCGMENNPSEKYCGDCGFLLSMVPADATPIKDLSAFPKIVDKVKGREFFLHSGENTVGREAADILLEDPTVSRRHAIITFDESGCWVEDIGSTNGTFVNGRKAEKGEKIQIGDGAEIKFGGSVLILNLPQVAPGVAEEASPLGEGATAEAETEQVEEAQTQLEKADEIASEQEKSVARLVVVSDPTKVFEIKPGVNDIGRRSSAAVPVTFDGYVSSIHADLIAEGEGFFITDMGSTNGTFVNGVRISPGMRSVLSNGDEITIGMTTLRFEIFSAEGEPASSDTQPKLPEGNE, from the coding sequence ATGGAAATAGACCAGCCACAAACTGAAAAAACAATGGTTGCGCAGCCTGCTCCAGGGGAAGCTACTATAATCGGCACGCCGATAAAATGTCCTGTGTGCGGTATGGAAAACAACCCAAGCGAGAAGTATTGTGGTGACTGTGGGTTTTTGCTTTCGATGGTTCCTGCCGATGCTACGCCAATCAAGGACTTGTCTGCTTTTCCTAAAATTGTAGATAAGGTGAAGGGACGCGAATTTTTCCTCCACTCCGGTGAAAATACCGTCGGACGTGAGGCTGCGGATATTCTTCTCGAAGATCCAACCGTTTCCAGGCGTCATGCCATAATCACATTTGACGAATCAGGTTGTTGGGTGGAGGATATTGGAAGCACAAATGGCACATTCGTGAATGGACGGAAGGCAGAAAAAGGCGAGAAAATTCAAATTGGTGATGGTGCGGAAATTAAATTCGGAGGTTCAGTGCTAATCTTAAATCTCCCTCAAGTTGCCCCAGGAGTTGCGGAAGAAGCTTCTCCCTTGGGGGAGGGAGCGACAGCCGAAGCAGAAACCGAGCAGGTTGAAGAAGCTCAAACTCAGTTGGAAAAGGCTGATGAAATCGCTTCTGAGCAGGAGAAATCTGTGGCGCGTCTTGTCGTTGTTTCCGATCCCACTAAGGTTTTTGAAATAAAGCCTGGCGTAAATGACATTGGCCGCCGATCAAGCGCAGCTGTTCCTGTTACATTTGATGGATATGTATCCAGCATTCATGCGGACCTTATTGCAGAGGGCGAAGGGTTTTTTATAACAGATATGGGCAGTACTAATGGCACGTTTGTGAATGGAGTAAGAATTTCACCTGGCATGCGCAGTGTGCTTTCAAACGGCGATGAAATAACCATAGGAATGACTACATTGCGCTTTGAAATCTTTTCAGCAGAAGGAGAGCCAGCAAGCTCTGATACTCAGCCGAAATTGCCCGAAGGTAATGAATGA
- a CDS encoding Stp1/IreP family PP2C-type Ser/Thr phosphatase: MTMEQTEITARIDTGDLIQGWANKKGLRPGVIVSTRLGAKTDLGLVRENNEDKFEFFEPEEPELLAAKGLFYAVADGMGGHASGQIASELALKMIIRNYYTDFSEDIEQSLEAAFKAANAYIYDVGQSIPERSGMGTTCTAAVICEDKLHIAHVGDSRAYMIRSGKIRQLTQDHSWVAEQVQRGAMTEEEAMMSPFRNVITRSLGVTPDVEVDFYQEELKRGDVILMCSDGLSGYVSDAEILEIVSEASPALAALKLIDRANGHGGGDNITALIVSIKSIDRCGSKRKIRRLFDR; this comes from the coding sequence ATGACGATGGAACAGACGGAGATTACTGCAAGAATTGATACCGGAGATTTAATACAAGGTTGGGCTAATAAGAAAGGTTTAAGACCAGGTGTGATAGTTAGCACACGACTTGGGGCAAAAACCGATCTTGGGTTAGTTCGCGAGAATAACGAAGACAAATTCGAATTCTTCGAACCTGAGGAGCCTGAGCTTCTTGCGGCAAAGGGACTGTTCTATGCGGTGGCGGATGGCATGGGTGGCCATGCATCTGGCCAAATCGCTAGTGAACTTGCCCTTAAGATGATAATCAGGAACTACTATACTGATTTTTCTGAAGATATAGAGCAGAGCTTGGAGGCGGCATTTAAAGCGGCAAATGCATACATCTACGATGTTGGTCAAAGCATTCCTGAGCGGTCTGGGATGGGGACAACATGCACAGCGGCGGTGATTTGTGAAGATAAACTTCACATTGCACATGTTGGCGATAGCCGCGCATACATGATTCGAAGCGGCAAGATTCGCCAGCTTACGCAAGATCATTCTTGGGTTGCGGAGCAAGTACAGCGTGGAGCAATGACAGAAGAAGAAGCGATGATGTCGCCATTTAGAAATGTCATCACTAGATCGCTTGGGGTGACTCCTGATGTCGAGGTAGATTTTTACCAGGAAGAGCTTAAAAGAGGCGATGTCATCCTTATGTGTTCTGATGGTCTTTCCGGGTATGTTTCGGATGCCGAGATATTAGAGATAGTTTCAGAAGCAAGCCCTGCGCTGGCGGCGCTGAAGTTAATAGACCGTGCAAATGGACATGGCGGTGGTGATAACATTACCGCGCTAATTGTAAGCATCAAAAGCATAGACAGATGTGGTAGCAAGCGTAAAATCAGGAGATTATTTGATAGGTAG